In one window of Tellurirhabdus rosea DNA:
- a CDS encoding tetratricopeptide repeat protein yields MNNQRIQLLLSYIQEEPDEPFNVYALAMEYLDSQPAQAQHYFEMLLERFPHYLPTYYHAAALYAELENRPRAALLYEQGIALARSQQNQKAIDELSRAFRTFQEDDW; encoded by the coding sequence ATGAATAATCAGCGAATCCAGCTTTTGTTAAGCTATATCCAGGAAGAACCGGATGAGCCGTTTAATGTTTATGCGCTGGCAATGGAATATCTGGACAGCCAGCCCGCCCAGGCCCAGCACTATTTTGAAATGCTGCTGGAGCGTTTTCCGCACTACCTGCCGACGTATTACCACGCGGCGGCGCTCTACGCCGAACTGGAGAACCGGCCCCGCGCGGCGCTGCTGTACGAGCAGGGAATCGCCCTTGCCCGGTCGCAGCAAAACCAGAAGGCCATCGACGAACTCAGCCGGGCGTTCCGGACTTTTCAGGAAGATGACTGGTGA
- a CDS encoding electron transfer flavoprotein subunit beta/FixA family protein, translating into MKILVCVTSVPDTTTKITFTDNNTKLNKAGVQFITGPYDDYALSRAVELKEQLGGTVTVLNVGEADTEPVIRKCLAIGADDAIRVNADPTDAYFVAEQIAAIAKQNSYDLILMGRESIDYNGGQVHGIVGEMLGMPSISPVMKLDVSGNTAQIVREIEGGKEELQATLPLVLGCQEPIAEWKIPNMRGIMTARTKPLKVVEPTGNDTLTQVAAYELPAPRGACKMIPADQAEALISLLRTEAKVL; encoded by the coding sequence ATGAAAATTCTAGTCTGTGTAACGAGCGTGCCCGACACGACGACCAAAATTACCTTCACTGACAACAACACCAAACTGAACAAAGCCGGTGTTCAGTTCATCACGGGGCCGTACGACGACTACGCACTTTCGCGGGCCGTTGAACTTAAGGAACAACTCGGCGGCACGGTAACCGTCCTCAACGTCGGCGAGGCCGATACCGAACCCGTCATCCGGAAGTGCCTCGCCATCGGGGCCGACGACGCCATCCGCGTCAATGCCGACCCGACGGACGCCTATTTTGTTGCCGAACAGATTGCGGCCATTGCCAAACAGAACAGCTACGACCTGATTCTGATGGGCCGGGAATCCATCGATTACAACGGCGGTCAGGTGCACGGCATCGTCGGCGAAATGCTCGGCATGCCTTCCATCTCGCCGGTGATGAAGCTGGACGTTTCGGGCAATACGGCCCAGATCGTCCGCGAAATCGAAGGCGGCAAGGAAGAACTCCAGGCCACCCTCCCGCTGGTGCTGGGCTGCCAGGAGCCGATTGCCGAGTGGAAAATTCCGAACATGCGCGGCATCATGACCGCCCGGACCAAGCCGCTCAAAGTGGTCGAGCCAACGGGCAACGACACCCTCACGCAGGTCGCCGCCTATGAACTGCCCGCCCCGCGGGGTGCCTGCAAAATGATCCCCGCCGACCAGGCCGAAGCGCTGATCTCCCTCCTGCGGACAGAAGCGAAAGTCCTGTAA